DNA from Rubripirellula lacrimiformis:
TTTCGAATCCAATTTCGCTGGTAATCACTGTTTTGGTTCGATGCATCTTCCCGCCATGACTGCCCCATCGCTCGCAGTGCATCCCGGATCGATTGGCGGTCGACTTCGATCAGGGGGCGAGCAATCACCAGGTCGTCGCCAACACTGCGAAACGGAGGAATCCCCGCCAATCCCGTCGGCCCCGTGCCTCGCATCAAGTGATGCAGCACCGTTTCGACGTTGTCGTCGGCCGAATGCCCCAGCGCGATGTAGCGCGCACCGGCCTGTTTGGCTGTCCGCGTCAGAAAATCAATCCGCACCGCCCGTAGGCTGGCTTCGTCAGAGATCAGCTGGGCCGGACGGTCATCAGCAGCCAGGGTCGCACAGTCGCCCAATCCCGCAGAAACGCTTGGGGCGGCAACGCCTGGGGATCGGCCGGCGATGAAGTCGACCCCCAGACGACCGGCCAGTTCACGAACCGACTGCTCATCACGATCGGATTGATCCCCCCGCAGACCATGGTTGAAGTGGGCGGCGATCAGGAACCCGCGAGCTCCGCCGGACTGGTTGCCAACGGAACCACTGGGGACGGATCCGCCGGGTACGGAACCACTAGTCGCTGAACCACTTCGCGTCGAATCCGGAAGCTCCGCCCGCGCCCGATCCCCCCAAGCGACCGAATGCCCGGGCGGTCCGCCGACCGATGCTGCGATCTGGGCCAGCGAACACAACAGTGCCACGCTGTCCGCCCCGCCGCTGCACCCCACCACCACTCCGACGTCGGCCCAGCGTGCCGGGGGCCAGGATGCATGAATCGAACGAATCAGGGACGCGTTGGGCACGAAATCATCCGGGGAACTGGAACGGGCGATGGGGCGGATGCTGGGCTGGCCCCAGGCAACGCAGCAGGATCTGGCGAGGCAGCACAATCGGCAACCCCGGCGGCAGCAGACGACTTATTAAGATCCCCGTTGTTTCGCCGGGCGTAGCGAGGTGGTAATCTTTGGAACCCCGCCTGCAGGATCCATTATCCGTGGCTGAGGGAACGTAGATATCCCCAAGATTAACACCCCCACCGGACAACAGAACCAGCCGTTGTACGTTGGCGATGCGATTGAAATTCGGCGAACTTGTTTTCGCCGCTTGCTTTTCGGTTTCCGCTTTACCCACCCGTCCGGGCCACGCATGCGTCGTGTTCCCCGGTGAATTCGTCAGAGTCTTTCGTCGATGTGGTTTTTCTTCATTTCGATCATCCGAGCACTTCGACCGTGGCTGGTATTTGACCGCCCGGCGTTGCGATTGATTGCGATGGCAAACGCCTTCGGATGGAAACATCGGCACGACGACACGCCATTGGGCGATGATTTGGTAGTTCAAGCAGGATCCGGCACGCACCTTAGTCGCCGCGCGATAAACGTCGACGGATGGTTTTCGAGTTCTCGATTTCGAGGACCCACCCATGAATACCGCAATTGCACTTTACTGCCTGATTTCCTTCCTAGTGGGAATCGGCGTTACGTTCGGACTTTTCAAAGCCGGCGATAAAAAGCGAAACGAGAAAGCCCAGGTCGAAGCCGATCGTTTCCTGGCCGACGCACGCGTTCAGGCTGAAAATCACCGTAGCGAACTGTTATTGGCCGCCAAAGAATCGGCCCTGCTGGTCAAAGCCTCGGCCGAAGAAGAACTCGCGTCGGGACGCAAGTCGCAACTGATCCGCGAACAGAAACTGGACCGCCGCGACGAACTGCTGCACCAGCAAGAGGACGCGTTGCGCAAGCAGCAACGCGGACTCGAAAGCAGCCAGACCCGTCTCGCCGCTCAGATGAAATCCGTTTCGGATCAACGCATCCAGCTGGACCAGACCCTGAAACAGCAACAAGAGATCCTGGAAAAGGCCAGCGGGATGTCGCGCGCCGAAGCGACTGAAAAGTTGATGGCGTCGCTGGAACAAGACCTCGAACACGAACGCGGTTCGGTGCTACTGCGGCACAAGAAAACGCTTTCGGAAGTGGTCAATGCGCAGGCCCGAGTCATCCTGCTGACGGCCATCCAACGCTACTCGTCGGCCCATACCGCGGAATCGACCACCAGCACCGTCGATGTGCCGACCGACGACATGAAGGGCCGGATCATCGGACGCGAAGGACGAAACATCCGCGCCTTCGAAAAAGCGACCGGCGTCGACGTGATCATCGATGACACACCCGGCGTCGTCATCGTCAGCGGCTTTGATCCTGTGCGGCGAGAAATCGCTCGCCAATCGCTGGGGGCTCTGATCGCCGATGGCCGGATCCACCCGTCCAAGATCGAAGAGGTCGTCGAAGAAACGACGAAAAAGATCGAAGACTTCATCATGCAGAAAGGTCGCGAGGCGGCTGACGAAGTCAATGTGCCGGGACTGCACGACAAGATCATCCGTATGCTGGGACGGCTGCATTTCCG
Protein-coding regions in this window:
- the tilS gene encoding tRNA lysidine(34) synthetase TilS, with translation MPNASLIRSIHASWPPARWADVGVVVGCSGGADSVALLCSLAQIAASVGGPPGHSVAWGDRARAELPDSTRSGSATSGSVPGGSVPSGSVGNQSGGARGFLIAAHFNHGLRGDQSDRDEQSVRELAGRLGVDFIAGRSPGVAAPSVSAGLGDCATLAADDRPAQLISDEASLRAVRIDFLTRTAKQAGARYIALGHSADDNVETVLHHLMRGTGPTGLAGIPPFRSVGDDLVIARPLIEVDRQSIRDALRAMGQSWREDASNQNSDYQRNWIRNELIPLVRTRYPAADKAIGRAIEAQRDWRRLVESLADRWLEQHFSGGPAVVIEADSQTDAAVVTAALQRLWDRQGWARGPMKRAHWVRLAETVAGRESQRFVLPGQVEVQPGNPIRIARTQA
- the rny gene encoding ribonuclease Y, translating into MNTAIALYCLISFLVGIGVTFGLFKAGDKKRNEKAQVEADRFLADARVQAENHRSELLLAAKESALLVKASAEEELASGRKSQLIREQKLDRRDELLHQQEDALRKQQRGLESSQTRLAAQMKSVSDQRIQLDQTLKQQQEILEKASGMSRAEATEKLMASLEQDLEHERGSVLLRHKKTLSEVVNAQARVILLTAIQRYSSAHTAESTTSTVDVPTDDMKGRIIGREGRNIRAFEKATGVDVIIDDTPGVVIVSGFDPVRREIARQSLGALIADGRIHPSKIEEVVEETTKKIEDFIMQKGREAADEVNVPGLHDKIIRMLGRLHFRTSYSQNVLRHSVEVAFISGMVAEMIGMDGDLARRCGLLHDIGKAADHELEGGHPKIGADMLRRNGEGPEVVHAALGHHDEIVTEHPYTMLVATGDACSASRPGARRESLERYVKRMEELESIATRFDGVRQAFAISAGRELRVIVASERTTDEEAARICHDIAKAFESELTYPGEIKVTVVRESRFIETAK